A genomic region of Candidatus Poribacteria bacterium contains the following coding sequences:
- a CDS encoding outer membrane lipoprotein carrier protein LolA: MIRRTLWIAMLGKFVRLQNLLLILMSLSVLFVSEAHPQTVDEIFQNFKTAYAKSNNFSANFEETTLFAKNKSVARGRFIFGKPNLLRKEYVDRNDTSKVVQLTVLDGEYGWTYTPILNQVNKMKWNNPERRELLPGIGASLEDVQKNYDMTLVPDEFANPKGVHQIELVPKVHMVNTNAKETLQIWVKSGEWLPVQFGYETEFEDGTRQSVIVTLTEIKRDKKLAPDLFKFVVPKDAEVIDLSEN; encoded by the coding sequence ATGATCCGACGAACCCTTTGGATCGCTATGCTGGGAAAGTTTGTGCGCCTTCAAAATTTACTATTAATACTGATGTCTCTCTCAGTGCTGTTCGTTAGCGAGGCACATCCGCAAACTGTTGATGAAATCTTCCAGAATTTCAAAACGGCGTATGCGAAATCTAATAATTTCAGTGCGAACTTTGAGGAAACGACGCTCTTCGCGAAGAACAAAAGTGTCGCTCGTGGACGGTTTATATTCGGGAAACCGAATCTGCTTCGTAAAGAGTATGTCGACCGGAACGATACGTCAAAGGTGGTCCAACTCACTGTTTTAGACGGCGAATACGGATGGACATATACACCGATACTCAATCAAGTCAATAAGATGAAGTGGAACAATCCAGAACGTCGGGAGCTGTTGCCGGGTATTGGGGCATCCCTTGAAGATGTTCAGAAAAACTACGATATGACACTTGTTCCTGACGAATTTGCGAATCCAAAAGGGGTCCATCAAATTGAATTGGTGCCTAAAGTTCACATGGTGAACACGAACGCCAAGGAAACCCTTCAAATCTGGGTAAAATCCGGTGAGTGGCTCCCCGTGCAATTTGGCTACGAAACCGAATTTGAAGATGGGACGCGTCAAAGTGTGATTGTTACGCTTACAGAGATTAAACGAGATAAAAAACTCGCACCGGATCTTTTCAAGTTTGTGGTGCCTAAAGATGC